Within the Alteromonas sp. M12 genome, the region AATTAATACTTTTGAGCTCCACAGAGCTTGAGTAAATAGTTAACACTCTAATCCAGTTGCGAAACAGTTAGTTTCCAACAAATGAAGGTTCAGCGATATTTATGTCACGTATTTTTAGCCGCACAGCAACAGAATTGATTCGCAACACTGCACTTTGTGTAGTTATCTGCGTTTTATTAGTGAGTTGTGGCGGGGAAAATCAGTTAATTTCGTCATCTCAAGAGCCCGATCCCGTGGTTATTGATGTACCTATAGCTTATGTCAAACGCCCGTTACCTTTAGATGAAGATGGCGTGTTAATCACTGACGACTTAAGACAACCTTTTGAATTTTTGCCCGGAGCGGCTTTATATATTAAGCCCCGTGCGTCCGCCAGTGCAGTGGAAACTAACATAACGGACCGCGCTTTTTTCACTGCAGAACAAATCGAACAAGCTACAGAACAAAATCCCTTAGCTGGTTACGACGTGAAAGATGTGGATGTGTCTTATGACTCTGAACGATTAGTTTTTGCTATGCGCGCGCCGGAAATTGAAGGGCTAGATGATGATCAACAACCAACTTGGAATATTTGGGAATATAACCGTATTTCTGACCAATTGCGTCGCGTGATCAGCTCTGATATTCAAGCCGAAGAAGGGCAAGATACCGGGCCTACCTATTTGCCCGATGGTCGAATTGTATTTAGCTCAACCCGTCAAGCAGGGAATCAGGCAATATTATTAGATGAAGGCAAACCTCAGTATCTTGGTTTAGACGAAGGCTTAGATGAATATGCGTCAGTGATTCATGTGATGGAGAGTGATGGCTCCAACATTCAGCAAATATCTTTCAATCAAAGTCATGATTTGGATCCGGTTGTACTAACGAATGGTAAAATTTTGTTTAGCCGTTGGGATCAGGCTGGCAATAATAACAGCATCAATCTTTATCAAATGAACAGCGATGGCTCCGGTCTCGAGATTCTGTATGGCCGTCATAGTCATGCTAGTGAGCGCACAACCCAAAGTTTGCAGTTTGTAAAAGTCAGAGAATTACAAGATGGCAGCATATTAAGTGCGATCCGTCCGTTTGATAGTGACACTATTGGTGGTGATTTTGTCAGTATCGATTACATGAATTACATCGACAACAACCAAAGCATCGCTTCGCAAACAGGTTTATCTGGACCAGCACAAACCCCAGCCCTTTTTGATAATATTATTATTGATGGCAGCCTTTCGTTGGGTGGCCGATTTGCATCAGTTTATCCGCTGTGGGATGGCAGTGGACGAGTTATTTTTAGCTGGAGTCAATGTCGCGTTTATGATCCAGAGCAAGAAATTGCTGAGGGTGAAGTAGTTGAACGTAAAATTTTACCCTGTGACGATAGCCATCTTGAAAACCCAGATATTCAAGAAGCGCCGCTGTTGTTCGGTCTTTGGATGTATGACGGCAATGAAAATACCCAGCTTCCTATTGGTGTGCCTGTTGAAGGTGAAATGTATACCGAAGCGCTGGCGATGGAAGAGCGTGCTTTTCCTGGCAATGCACAAATAGCGGATGAATATGAACAAGCCTTGGCTGATGAAAATCTAGCAAAAGTACATATTCGTAGTGTCTACGATTTTGCCGGTGTGGATTCTTCTGCACAGGGAATCGCGGCGATGGCCGATCCTACTCAAACACCGGTATTACAGCGTCCAGTGCAGTTTTTAAGGGTAGTCAAATCGGTTTCGATTCCCGATGACGAGGTGAAAGATTTTAGTAATTCCGCATTTGGTCGCAGTCGCAGTCAATTGATGCGTGAAATTATCGGTTATGTCCCTGTTCAACCTGACGGTTCAGCCATGTTTGAAGTACCGGCAAATTTACCACTGGCGCTTAGTTTGGTCGATATTGATGGTAAGCGGGTGGGAGCGCGCCACCAAAACTGGTTACAGTTTGCTCCAGGTGAGGTCAAAACTTGTAATGGTTGCCATACACAACAAAGCACACTGCCCCACGGTCGTTTGAGTGCTGAAGCCGAATCCATAAATTTTGGCGCGACTTCCACAGGCGTTCCTTTCCCGAATACTAATCCAGCGTTATTTGCGGACTTGGGTGAAACCATGGCGCAAACTGCAGCCCGGATTAATGGAGCCGATTATCCACAACCTGACTTAGAATTTGTTGATATCTGGACTGATCCTGCGATAACCACGCCAGCGGAATCATTTACTTATTCCTACGCCGACTTATCCTCACCGTTGCCAATTACTGCAGCCTGCGCGACAAATTGGACAAACCTGTGTCGGATTCAAATCAATTATCCCGAATCTATCCATCCCATTTTTGAGGTAACACGTGAGGTGTTTGCTGATGATGGTGTCACGGTAGTCGAAGATAACACCTGTGTGAGCTGTCATTCGCCAACAGATGAAGCTGAAATGCCTCGAGTGCCTGTTGCTCAATTAGATTTGAGTGGTTCGGTTTCTACCGACAACCCAGATTATCTCACTAGCTATCGTGAACTGATGTTTGCCGATGTTGAGCAAGAATTAAATGAAGGCGCCATTATTGATCGCCTAGTACAGGTGTTTGATGCCAATGGTGACCCCGTTTATGAACTAGATGAAGATGGAGAACTAATTCTTGATGCTGAGGGCAACCCAATTCCAATCTATCGAACGGTAACTGTGGCCAATACTCTAAGCACTAATGGAGCTCGCAGCAGCGCAGCCTTCTTCACGCTCTTCGAGGATGGTGGCAGTCATCAGGGATGGTTAACTAAATCTGAACTGAAACTAATCGCTGAATGGCTGGATATTGGCGCTCAATACTATAATAATCCCTTTGCAGCTCCGGCAGATTAGTTGATGGAAAGTATGGCAAAGTGGATCGCCCTTATCGGGTTAATGTTAATAATAAATACGGCGCATGCCGAAGAACAGTTGCCTGAAGTGCAAATTGTTGAGCCTTATATCGATATGCGCACAGGACCCGCTGTAGGTTATCCAATTTTTCACGTAGCTGAAAAAGGCGAATGGATCAGTATTCTTAAACGTCGCACTAGTTGGTTTAAGGTACGCACTCAAAAAGGCAAAGAAGGTTGGGTGTCGTTAGATGAACTCAAGCTTACTGTGAGCAGTCAGGGTGAGCCTGTACAGATAGAAGATGGCAGTTTTAGTAGCTATCAACAACGTGATTTTGAATTGGGCGCCAGCGGTGGCTCACTAGAAGGTGTGCCGTCGTTAAGTATTTTTGGTGCTTGGGTCGTCACCGAGAATATTGCCGCAGAACTGAGTTATAGCCAAGCATTGGGGGACTTTTCTGAAAACCAATTTGGGTTGCTAAGTGTGACCCACACAACGTTTCCAGAGTGGCGATTATCGCCGTATTTTCGCCTTGGTTTTGGACAAATTAAAACCAAGCCTACAGCTAATTTAGTGCAATCAGGTGAAGAAACTCGAACCAACGATTTATTGGTTGGTGGGATTGGGGTGCGGTATTACCTAGCGCAGAATTTTGTCGTGAAATTCGAATATCAAAACTTACTTGCGCTGACTGAGCGTGATGAAAATGAGGAGCTTGAAGAGTGGAAACTCGGATTTGCAGTTTTTTTCTAGGGGTCATTTTAATTAGTACAGGCAATTTTGCTTATGCGCAGGCAGATGATCGAGCTGCGGTACAAAACGTGATTGAGCCTGATCTAAAACGCAGAGATATAAATGAGTCGAATATTGATACTGAAGATTTCGAAATTGGCTTATTCGCTGGCGTGATTAGCATCGAAGACTTTTCATCTAGCTCATTAGTTGGAGCACGATTAACTTACCACATTAATGAAGATTTTTTTGTGGAGGCTAGTTATGGTCAAGCAACAGCAGGCGAAACGAGTTTTGAGTTATTAAGTGGCGGCGCGCCTTTCTTAACTGAAGACGAACGAGAATATAGTTATTACGACCTGTCACTGGGTTATAACCTCAATGGCGAAGTGTTTTTAAGCCGTGATTGGGTGTTCAACTCTGCCACTTATTTTACGCTAGGCGCAGGTAGTACAGAATTCGGCGGCGATAATCGTTTCACCGTCAGTGTAGGAGCAGGGTATCGGTTGTTATTAACTGACTATTTTGCAGTACATGTGGGGCTAAAAGACCACATTTTTAATAGTGAAATCATTGGCGAAGAAAAAACAACGC harbors:
- a CDS encoding outer membrane beta-barrel domain-containing protein, translated to METRICSFFLGVILISTGNFAYAQADDRAAVQNVIEPDLKRRDINESNIDTEDFEIGLFAGVISIEDFSSSSLVGARLTYHINEDFFVEASYGQATAGETSFELLSGGAPFLTEDEREYSYYDLSLGYNLNGEVFLSRDWVFNSATYFTLGAGSTEFGGDNRFTVSVGAGYRLLLTDYFAVHVGLKDHIFNSEIIGEEKTTHNIEYGLGATFFF
- a CDS encoding SH3 domain-containing protein gives rise to the protein MAKWIALIGLMLIINTAHAEEQLPEVQIVEPYIDMRTGPAVGYPIFHVAEKGEWISILKRRTSWFKVRTQKGKEGWVSLDELKLTVSSQGEPVQIEDGSFSSYQQRDFELGASGGSLEGVPSLSIFGAWVVTENIAAELSYSQALGDFSENQFGLLSVTHTTFPEWRLSPYFRLGFGQIKTKPTANLVQSGEETRTNDLLVGGIGVRYYLAQNFVVKFEYQNLLALTERDENEELEEWKLGFAVFF